One Terriglobia bacterium genomic window carries:
- the galE gene encoding UDP-glucose 4-epimerase GalE, translated as MKKVLVTGGGGYIGSHVVKALLEAGDEVVTFDNLSEGHREAVVGGDLVQGDLSDGPLLQSLFSKYEFDAVMHFAANCRVGESVEDPEKYYKNNVSNLLNLLAVMRRHRVKRIIFSSTAAVYGDPAATPIAESHPLKPINPYGFTKFVVENILGDYSRAYGLRSVSLRYFNAAGADPSGRLGESHDPETHLIPRVLAVASGRLAEVEVFGTDYPTEDGTCIRDYIHVNDLALAHLAALEHLRGGGENLIVNLGNSRGYSVKEIIRAAEGITQRKIRVVHSPRRAGDPPVLVCDNSQARRQLHWQPKISSLEEIIQTAWNWEQNRRY; from the coding sequence ATGAAAAAGGTCTTGGTCACGGGTGGGGGCGGTTATATTGGGAGTCATGTCGTCAAGGCGCTTCTCGAGGCGGGCGACGAGGTGGTCACCTTCGACAACCTGTCGGAAGGACATCGCGAGGCGGTCGTTGGCGGCGATCTGGTCCAGGGCGATCTGAGCGACGGGCCCCTCCTGCAATCACTATTTTCAAAATATGAGTTTGATGCCGTGATGCACTTCGCGGCGAATTGCCGCGTAGGCGAATCGGTGGAGGATCCCGAGAAATACTATAAAAACAACGTCAGCAATCTCCTCAACCTTTTAGCGGTCATGCGAAGGCATCGCGTCAAGCGGATCATTTTCTCATCCACTGCTGCGGTTTATGGAGATCCCGCGGCGACCCCGATTGCAGAGTCCCATCCCCTGAAGCCCATCAACCCTTACGGCTTCACAAAGTTCGTTGTTGAGAACATCTTGGGAGACTACTCACGGGCTTATGGATTGAGATCCGTGTCCCTGCGCTACTTCAATGCCGCAGGTGCCGATCCATCGGGCCGGTTGGGTGAGTCGCATGATCCGGAAACCCATCTCATCCCACGGGTTCTCGCAGTGGCGTCGGGTCGTCTTGCCGAAGTAGAAGTGTTCGGCACGGATTATCCAACGGAGGATGGGACCTGCATCCGCGATTACATCCACGTGAATGACCTTGCCCTGGCCCATCTCGCAGCACTGGAGCATCTCCGCGGGGGGGGCGAGAACCTGATCGTTAATCTGGGGAATAGCCGGGGCTACTCGGTCAAAGAAATCATCCGGGCAGCGGAAGGGATCACTCAGCGGAAAATCCGGGTTGTCCACTCCCCCCGCCGGGCGGGTGACCCTCCAGTCCTGGTGTGCGATAACTCTCAGGCAAGACGGCAACTCCATTGGCAGCCGAAGATCTCCTCCCTGGAAGAGATCATCCAGACCGCATGGAATTGGGAGCAAAATCGGAGATACTGA
- a CDS encoding SDR family oxidoreductase, producing the protein MRILVTGGAGFLGSHLCQRLLQQGDEVICVDNLFTGSKRNIEGLFVNPNFEFVRHDIVHPILLEVDRIYNLACPASPIQYQYNAIKTVKANVVGTMNMLGMAKRVRARILQASTSEVYGDPNVHPQRESYWGHVNPIGIRSCYDEGKRVAETLMMDYHRQNHVDIRIARIFNTYGPRMSLNDGRVVSNFIVQALQNKPITVFGSGSQTRSFCYVDDLIDALIRFMGCEHFMGPVNLGNPHEFTILDLAKKVITLTGSRSKIVRKPLPQDDPRQRCPDISLARKKLRWKPTTSLSEGLKKTIGYFEEELTNLNAEARRAQRENR; encoded by the coding sequence ATGCGAATACTGGTTACCGGCGGAGCTGGTTTTTTGGGATCTCATCTGTGCCAGCGATTGCTCCAGCAGGGAGATGAAGTCATCTGCGTGGACAACCTCTTCACCGGGTCGAAACGCAACATCGAGGGTTTGTTCGTCAATCCTAACTTCGAATTTGTCCGGCACGATATTGTCCATCCGATCCTCCTCGAGGTGGATCGGATTTACAACCTGGCGTGTCCGGCCTCGCCGATTCAATACCAGTACAACGCCATCAAGACGGTGAAGGCGAATGTCGTCGGCACTATGAACATGCTGGGGATGGCCAAGCGGGTCCGGGCTCGCATTCTCCAAGCGTCCACATCGGAAGTGTACGGCGATCCCAATGTGCATCCGCAGCGGGAATCGTACTGGGGACACGTTAATCCCATCGGGATTCGAAGCTGCTATGACGAAGGCAAGCGCGTGGCGGAAACCCTCATGATGGATTATCACCGCCAGAACCACGTGGACATCCGGATTGCACGGATCTTTAACACCTACGGCCCGCGCATGTCGCTGAATGATGGCCGGGTGGTTTCGAACTTCATTGTGCAAGCCCTCCAGAACAAGCCCATCACGGTGTTTGGCTCCGGCTCGCAAACGAGGTCATTTTGCTACGTGGATGATTTGATCGACGCGCTGATCCGCTTCATGGGTTGTGAACACTTCATGGGCCCGGTCAACCTGGGAAACCCGCATGAATTTACGATCCTGGATCTTGCGAAAAAGGTCATCACGCTCACGGGATCACGATCGAAGATTGTGCGCAAACCTCTGCCCCAGGATGATCCACGGCAGCGGTGCCCGGATATCTCGTTGGCCCGCAAGAAACTCCGTTGGAAACCCACCACCTCGCTCAGCGAAGGACTCAAGAAGACGATCGGATACTTCGAAGAGGAGCTGACGAACCTCAACGCAGAGGCGCGGAGAGCGCAGAGGGAAAATAGGTAA